A single region of the Bartonella harrusi genome encodes:
- the trpS gene encoding tryptophan--tRNA ligase — METFTPLVFSGVQPSGNLHLGNYLGAIKHWVELQTSHHCLYCVVDMHALTVNPDPLTLIESTRAVTAAFLAAGIDPQKHIIFNQSRVFQHAELAWIFNCIARIGWLKRMTQFKDKAGKDREKASLGLFAYPSLMAADILLYRATHVPVGEDQKQHVELTRDIAQKFNNDYSDRIAELNFAVSMPMDEEEKSGFFPIPEALIGETAMRIMSLRDGTKKMSKSDPSDFSRINLTDDADLIAKKIRKAKTDSAPLPDTLTALEGRPEINNLLGIYAAFAHSSKEKVLLEFSGQQFLLFKTALADLVVHKLAPITEELRRLHQDNAYIDSVLHDGAQRAGALAEKNMKKIREIVGFLHDT; from the coding sequence ATGGAGACCTTCACACCGCTTGTTTTTTCTGGTGTACAACCGAGTGGAAACTTACATCTTGGCAATTATCTTGGCGCCATCAAACATTGGGTTGAGCTACAAACATCTCATCATTGCCTCTATTGCGTTGTTGATATGCATGCACTCACAGTGAATCCAGATCCCCTTACTTTGATTGAATCCACCAGAGCCGTCACCGCCGCCTTTTTAGCAGCTGGAATTGATCCGCAAAAACACATTATTTTTAACCAATCGCGTGTTTTCCAACATGCCGAACTTGCATGGATTTTCAATTGTATCGCCCGTATTGGTTGGCTTAAACGTATGACGCAATTTAAAGATAAAGCAGGAAAAGATCGCGAGAAAGCATCCCTTGGGCTTTTTGCTTATCCAAGTCTGATGGCCGCTGATATTTTACTCTATCGTGCCACTCATGTTCCAGTAGGTGAAGATCAAAAACAGCATGTTGAACTCACACGTGACATTGCACAAAAATTCAATAACGACTATTCTGATCGTATTGCAGAATTAAATTTTGCTGTTTCAATGCCAATGGATGAAGAAGAAAAATCAGGCTTTTTCCCAATACCAGAAGCGCTAATAGGAGAGACAGCGATGCGCATTATGTCGTTGCGCGATGGTACAAAAAAGATGTCCAAATCAGATCCTTCCGATTTTTCGCGCATTAATTTAACCGACGATGCGGATCTTATTGCCAAAAAAATCCGCAAAGCAAAAACGGACTCAGCCCCTCTTCCCGATACATTAACAGCTCTAGAAGGACGACCAGAGATCAACAATCTTCTTGGTATTTATGCGGCCTTTGCTCACTCAAGCAAAGAAAAAGTCCTTTTAGAATTTTCAGGACAACAATTTTTACTGTTCAAGACAGCCTTAGCAGACCTTGTTGTTCATAAGCTTGCACCAATAACAGAGGAACTGCGTCGCTTGCATCAAGACAATGCTTATATTGATTCTGTTTTGCATGATGGTGCACAACGTGCCGGTGCATTAGCAGAAAAAAATATGAAAAAAATCCGTGAAATCGTTGGATTTTTACACGATACATGA
- a CDS encoding universal stress protein, producing the protein MVSKRKNPKKSHKKKILVIIDETPECRRAVAFAAQHAQNTNRTLVLLCVVDSIEFQHFLGVNSIMRTESTQIADKILREIAHDVHKTHALKTEIIIREGEGIDEISKLINEDKDIALIVLAASAHAEGPGPLIQLIGNRGTAFSIPVTIIPSSVADEDIESIA; encoded by the coding sequence ATGGTTTCCAAAAGAAAAAATCCGAAAAAATCTCATAAGAAAAAAATTTTAGTCATTATTGATGAAACACCAGAATGCCGCCGTGCTGTTGCATTTGCCGCACAACATGCGCAAAATACCAACAGGACATTGGTATTGCTCTGTGTTGTGGACAGTATAGAATTTCAACATTTTCTGGGTGTCAATAGCATTATGCGCACAGAATCAACGCAAATTGCTGATAAAATATTGCGAGAAATTGCCCATGATGTACACAAAACCCACGCTTTAAAAACAGAAATCATTATCCGTGAAGGTGAAGGAATTGATGAAATTTCTAAACTCATCAACGAAGATAAGGATATTGCACTCATTGTTTTAGCAGCCAGTGCACACGCAGAAGGACCAGGACCACTGATTCAACTGATCGGAAATCGGGGAACGGCATTTTCAATTCCTGTTACCATCATTCCAAGCAGTGTTGCCGATGAAGACATTGAATCAATTGCTTAA
- a CDS encoding NifU family protein — MFIQTEATPNPTTLKFLPGRVVLSEGVLEFRDHAEADKNSPLAAKLFNIPNVNGVFLGYDFITVSKKEGEWQHLKPVILGTIMEHFLSGEPVVTTNASTQAQTHALNEEFYDEKDADIVITIKELLETRVRPAVANDGGDITFRGFENGIVYLNMRGACAGCPSSTATLKHGIENLLRHFIPEVLGVEAMPQ; from the coding sequence ATGTTTATTCAAACTGAAGCCACCCCCAACCCTACAACGCTTAAATTTTTGCCAGGTCGTGTGGTTCTTTCCGAAGGTGTATTAGAGTTTCGTGACCATGCAGAAGCGGATAAAAATTCTCCTCTCGCTGCGAAACTGTTTAATATTCCAAATGTCAATGGTGTTTTTTTAGGTTACGATTTTATCACGGTAAGCAAAAAAGAAGGCGAATGGCAGCATCTCAAACCCGTTATTTTGGGCACAATTATGGAGCATTTTCTGTCCGGTGAACCGGTTGTCACCACCAATGCCTCTACACAAGCACAAACCCACGCCCTTAACGAAGAATTTTATGATGAAAAAGACGCTGATATTGTCATAACAATTAAAGAGCTTCTCGAAACCCGTGTTCGCCCCGCCGTTGCCAATGATGGAGGAGATATCACTTTTCGCGGTTTTGAAAACGGTATTGTTTACCTCAATATGCGCGGTGCATGCGCCGGATGCCCTTCCTCAACCGCAACACTCAAACATGGAATTGAAAATCTTTTACGGCACTTTATTCCAGAAGTTTTAGGTGTGGAAGCAATGCCACAATAG
- the speD gene encoding S-adenosylmethionine decarboxylase — MSHKFTTEEQSVTGFFLLSESHLSFHTYPESNYISIDLYTFGQGYSSAIETIKAQWKHTGQLFVRSFKRDKHLLRTNSSSACNLN, encoded by the coding sequence ATGTCACACAAATTTACAACAGAGGAACAAAGTGTGACAGGTTTTTTTTTATTGAGTGAATCACATTTATCATTCCATACATATCCAGAGAGTAATTACATAAGTATTGATTTATATACTTTTGGACAAGGTTACAGCTCTGCAATTGAAACTATCAAAGCTCAATGGAAACATACTGGACAATTATTTGTTAGATCCTTCAAAAGAGATAAGCATTTGTTGAGGACCAATAGCTCTTCAGCTTGTAACTTAAATTAA
- a CDS encoding coproporphyrinogen-III oxidase family protein, giving the protein MYFHIPFCETLCTFCPFTKGGYKGETLINNYTDALIKEIELKANFIDYHTVPVRAIFFGGVTPSLLSPSNILKIGAAIHKHFKIASHCEFSFEIEIKSLTEKKVIAMKEIGVTHPRFGLQTFNPEWRKLFNLTSTYEHIKFAASILNANFKYVLFDILYGMNGQDEEEIIQDLEMAVSLGTSNIDIYPIDNVVTQAKLHKAIENRGLGLTTATRKFSMNMLIDAYMRNKGFMPHNGHGYIRTSNVSSDIVTDEYSFVYHEHVYGYSNYDLHGFGVNAISSIREHVITNFSNRNAYITAVNSEKMLANVSKHSPILDEIKPIILRLPYHGVVRKSLIKMDFVPSSISAKLDVLLSNNLIVEDDYSWQLTKLGWYWYTNIMFWLMPEEDQRILKAFIAKKLDKTGRFIAKKELMYV; this is encoded by the coding sequence TTGTATTTTCATATTCCTTTTTGTGAAACACTCTGTACTTTTTGTCCTTTTACTAAAGGTGGTTATAAAGGCGAAACTCTAATTAATAATTACACGGATGCTTTAATTAAAGAAATAGAATTAAAAGCAAATTTTATCGACTACCACACTGTTCCTGTTCGTGCAATTTTTTTTGGAGGTGTAACTCCATCTTTATTGTCTCCATCTAATATTTTAAAAATAGGAGCAGCTATACATAAGCATTTCAAGATAGCATCTCATTGTGAATTTTCTTTTGAAATTGAAATAAAAAGTCTTACCGAGAAAAAAGTAATTGCTATGAAAGAAATAGGAGTTACGCATCCACGGTTTGGTCTTCAAACTTTTAACCCCGAATGGAGAAAACTCTTTAATCTTACATCTACATACGAACACATTAAGTTTGCAGCTAGTATATTAAATGCGAATTTTAAGTACGTACTTTTTGATATATTATACGGTATGAACGGACAGGATGAAGAAGAGATAATTCAAGATCTTGAAATGGCCGTATCTCTTGGTACGTCTAATATAGATATATACCCAATTGACAATGTTGTGACTCAAGCAAAATTACATAAAGCTATCGAAAATCGTGGTTTAGGTCTTACTACAGCAACAAGAAAATTTTCTATGAATATGCTAATAGATGCTTACATGAGAAATAAGGGATTTATGCCTCATAATGGTCATGGTTATATTCGTACCTCAAATGTGTCCTCTGATATAGTTACGGATGAATATAGTTTTGTATATCATGAGCATGTTTATGGATATTCAAATTATGACTTGCATGGTTTTGGAGTAAATGCCATATCATCAATACGTGAACACGTAATAACAAATTTTTCTAATCGTAATGCTTACATTACAGCCGTTAATAGCGAAAAAATGCTAGCAAATGTTAGTAAGCACTCTCCAATTCTAGATGAGATAAAGCCAATCATCCTACGATTACCTTATCATGGTGTAGTGAGAAAATCTTTAATAAAAATGGACTTTGTACCTAGTAGTATTTCTGCTAAACTAGATGTTCTTTTATCGAATAATCTTATAGTGGAAGATGATTATTCTTGGCAACTTACGAAACTAGGCTGGTATTGGTATACTAATATTATGTTTTGGCTTATGCCAGAAGAAGATCAACGTATTTTAAAGGCATTTATTGCAAAAAAACTGGATAAAACAGGTAGATTTATAGCTAAAAAAGAGCTTATGTATGTATGA
- a CDS encoding MFS transporter: MNLFLKKSPLLLFLSLFISKIGDYTYEVIFVLLVLELTDNSFFTGLVYFFRFIPFLFFGPIGGWLADNFSLKKNMIFSEFVRLLASLFVFITYITGNAHIIVLIFAAMFTTIGRSLFQPSFQAAIPRIFSINDLTKANSISQIIEETASLIGPLVCSVLLFLANKSTVLIFDFFTYFLSIILLLNLMNFNSSENKSFYFIKIYRETTFYLKHISTKNKNLFITLVGSSFAILFTGAILRFLIPAFILSQGGEESFVSSLFSLIAVGTLLGGFLYSKIIFNITSLKLMVFWLLYGITLFIMPLAAMLSLKLLLVLAFVLGFIGAFVDISLVSAIQLYSRREDFGKSFGTFSTLANCAEAVSGFIAGLFALVGLVSSFLAMSAFIISTGMIGIIKMKKNKQRTPLNTPSDTDH, from the coding sequence ATGAATTTATTTTTAAAAAAAAGTCCATTATTGCTTTTTTTATCTCTCTTTATTTCTAAAATTGGTGATTATACTTATGAAGTTATTTTTGTTTTACTTGTCTTAGAATTAACGGATAACTCCTTTTTTACAGGTCTTGTGTATTTTTTTCGCTTTATCCCTTTTCTCTTTTTTGGCCCTATAGGGGGGTGGTTAGCGGATAATTTTTCTTTGAAGAAAAATATGATTTTCAGTGAATTTGTGAGATTATTAGCCTCATTATTCGTTTTTATAACCTATATAACAGGGAATGCACATATTATTGTTCTTATTTTTGCAGCAATGTTTACAACAATAGGAAGGAGTCTTTTTCAACCAAGTTTTCAAGCTGCCATTCCGAGAATATTTTCAATAAATGATCTGACAAAAGCAAATAGCATTTCACAAATTATAGAAGAAACTGCATCCCTCATTGGCCCTCTCGTTTGTTCAGTATTGCTTTTTTTAGCCAATAAATCGACAGTCCTCATTTTTGATTTTTTTACCTATTTTCTATCTATTATCTTGTTGTTGAATCTCATGAATTTCAATTCAAGTGAGAATAAATCATTCTATTTTATAAAAATCTATCGCGAAACAACTTTCTATCTTAAACATATTTCTACAAAAAATAAGAATTTATTTATTACGCTGGTTGGCTCATCCTTTGCTATTCTCTTTACTGGTGCAATTTTAAGATTTTTAATTCCAGCATTTATTCTTTCTCAAGGTGGAGAGGAAAGTTTTGTGAGTTCTCTATTTTCTCTCATTGCTGTTGGAACTCTTCTAGGTGGTTTTTTATATAGTAAAATTATATTCAATATTACATCCTTGAAGCTCATGGTATTTTGGCTTCTCTACGGGATTACTCTGTTTATTATGCCTTTAGCTGCAATGCTTTCTTTAAAACTCCTTCTCGTGCTCGCATTTGTTTTGGGATTTATTGGTGCATTTGTCGATATTAGTTTAGTCTCAGCTATTCAATTATACTCTCGTCGTGAAGATTTTGGGAAGAGTTTTGGAACTTTTTCAACTTTAGCAAACTGTGCTGAAGCAGTGTCTGGCTTTATTGCCGGACTTTTTGCACTCGTGGGATTAGTGAGCTCTTTTTTAGCTATGTCTGCATTCATTATTTCCACTGGAATGATTGGAATTATAAAAATGAAGAAAAATAAACAGAGAACACCCCTTAACACTCCAAGTGATACCGATCATTGA
- a CDS encoding zinc ribbon domain-containing protein YjdM, which produces MNQYPKCPHCGGLYTYEEGENFVCPECAHEWPQKSEDSFTSESVYDANGQVLKNGDSVMVVKDLKVKGASSVLKTGTKVKNIRLVDGDHNIDCKIPGIGQMGLKSEFVKKI; this is translated from the coding sequence ATGAACCAATATCCTAAATGCCCTCACTGTGGTGGTCTTTATACTTATGAAGAGGGTGAAAACTTTGTGTGTCCTGAATGCGCCCATGAATGGCCACAAAAGAGTGAAGATTCTTTTACTTCTGAGAGCGTTTATGATGCTAATGGTCAGGTTTTGAAAAATGGGGATAGCGTTATGGTGGTGAAAGATCTTAAAGTCAAAGGCGCCTCATCCGTTCTCAAAACGGGTACTAAGGTGAAGAATATTCGCCTCGTCGATGGAGATCATAATATCGACTGTAAAATTCCGGGGATTGGTCAAATGGGTTTAAAATCGGAATTTGTTAAAAAAATTTAG